The genomic region GCAGAGCGCAGACTTCAAATGATCGAATCTTGCGACGATGTCATGAGCGAACATGATCCGGAGTCGACTGTCTTTGATTTCGATATGACGTTTGATGATTACAGATCGCGGCATCCTGAAGCAAGCGTTATTGATTGGAAGCTTTCTCAAAGTGTTGCAGCATACTTCCTAGGCGAAGGTATCGCCAGTCTGAAATAATTACACCACCAAAACTAAATCCGGATTAGGATTCAGACCGCGCAAATTATCATTTTCAGTAGCTGTTATTTTTAGCCGGTAAGTGCCAGGATCCGTGATCTGATCATCCTCGATCCGGAGATTAATACTTGATCCCACCTTGGTAATCTGCCCGGCTTCCATGGTAAAGCTATAAACGTTTCCACTTTGACTTTCCAAAGCAATCGACATGTCCGTTATGTCGCCGACATCGATGCCGGTAACATTGATCGTTATATCGACGTCCGTTTGTTTAAATATTTTGATCGTCATGGCGTGGCCTGTATTGTTAAAGTTTCATATGCTGCAGATACTTCATGTTGTTCTAGCGCCGCATTGATCGAGTGCGTTTGGTAAGTTACATTGATAATTCCGGATGCTACTATTTCACCGTTACGGGTGCGGCCTGTAATGAGTGACCCTTGGCCAAGGAGATCACCGGCCGCAGTGTGAACAGTAACCGAGTCGGATCGATCAGCATCGCCGCTTAACTGTGCGCCCTGCCCCACCAACTCGCCGTCTGCATGGTGAGAGCGGTATCTAATTGCCAGGCCGAATAGTTCCGATCCTTGCCCGATCAGCTCCGCATTCGAGTCATGCGATCGATACCTGATGGCTTCGCCGCTGATATTACTTCCACCGGCAACCAAATTACCGGACGCATCTAAATGCCTGAATCTGCGTGCCGAGCCATCGATGTCAGATCCTTGACCTGATAACGCTCCCGATACTTCATGCGAGACATTATGGACCGCACTCCCCGCCAAGGTTGATCCTTGTCCGGATAGTGATCCACTGGCAGTATGGGTAACGGCGGCTTGCTTAAATGTCGCTACGGCCGCAACCCAGGTTTGTGCACTATCGATTTGCGCGGTGTAATCAACTGATGTATTTGCGTCAACAACCTGGGCAGCCAGTACGGTAGTATTTCTGGATGCCGTGGTACCGCCGGTTGATTGGGATGTGCCGACGATTGTTTGGCTTTGACCAAACGCTGTAAAATTTACAGTATCGCGCGCGCTGAAAAGATTAATAACAAGCTCCGCCGCTTGCGATAGTGTGCCAGTAGCGCCTGTATTTAATACTATGCTAGCAACGCCATTGTTGCCGTTGAATTTGTCCAGTGGAGTCGCATGAATTCCAGACCATTCGCTGGCCGCTCCGCTGGTTTTCTGACTCCCCGATAGCGTAAATTGCGCCGTGGTCGGTTCTGATGATCCAGCTATCTTGTAATAAATGGCGCCGTCAATGTTGGTACCATTGCCGGTACTAGCAGCAAGATTCCATCCCGACGGCACTCCGGTAACAGCGACATCGCCACGCCAAGCGAAACCTGCAACGAGTAAATTGCCGGGTGTCGGAGTATTCGGATAGTTGAATGTGACAGTTGTTAACTGACCAGCACCGACCGTATTGCGCTGCGCTGTGAGTTCAGTTATTGCCACGGCAATACCTTTATGCGGTCAAAGCGGTATAGGTAAGGCTCGACACTTCAACCGTATCACCAGGCGCAATAGTTAAACCACCCGTCATATTAATATCCGATCCGGATGCGCCAACTGCGCAATGAATAACAACGGTACCGCCCGAAGTTTCAAGCGTTGCATTGGCCACTGGCGATGCATTGCCTGTTGCATCCGTATCTGAACTGATGGCATTCGCCGTAGCCGTTCCATTCGATGAGTCACCGAATGCATCCGCTGACAATGGCAAAGTTGCAACCACCGCACCAGGCGCACCGATATTACCAGCCAATCTTAATTTTAAATTACCGGACGCTCCTATCAGGAGCGTCACTGCGTCCGTCGCTGCATCCCGCGCTGCCGTGCTGTGTGTCACTGTCATGCTGTTCTCCTAAATTATCTCCAAGCTTGCCAACCATGTTGTAAGTTTCCGCCCTTCCGGTGGCCGCTCTCGTTACTTTCAATTTGAATTTAAGCTCACCTTCCTGCCCGTGCAAATTCATTAATCCTCCAATTAGGTAATTACTTAAGGTCTGCAGAAAGTATTATTGTTCCAAGCCTTTTTACCTGCCAACAATACTGCAAAGAATCTAGCCCATATCCATGGATAAAACCAAGGCACGAATGAAAACAAACTCTTTAGCCATGCTAGTTTTGATTTCTTAAATGGATTTGAACTCACTACCATTCCGACCAAAAAACCCAAATCAGTAGCCCATTTGGTTGTTGGTCTCCCATAAAAGTCTAAGTGCGTGCGATACCTAAAATCATGCTTCTTGCATTCCCGCTTTAGGTATTGGCTTGCCCTACTACACCCATCCGAATGGACATAAAGCCCGATCAAGTCACAATCCT from Nitrosomonas ureae harbors:
- a CDS encoding DUF1870 family protein, with the protein product MLNKELKALRKIFFLSVAEAAEHIGYVSARTWQRWELGEYKIPDDVEKKMNDLAERRLQMIESCDDVMSEHDPESTVFDFDMTFDDYRSRHPEASVIDWKLSQSVAAYFLGEGIASLK